In Loxodonta africana isolate mLoxAfr1 unplaced genomic scaffold, mLoxAfr1.hap2 scaffold_836, whole genome shotgun sequence, one DNA window encodes the following:
- the LOC135230166 gene encoding olfactory receptor 5M5-like, which yields MLKKNHCEVTEFILLGLTDRAELQPILFVVFLVIYLITVTGNVSMIFLIRSDSKLHTPMYFFLSHLSFVDLCYATNVTPQMLVNFLSGRKTISFIGCIIQFHFFIALVITDYYMLTVMAYDRYMAICKPLLYGSKMSKCACNSLVAAPYIYGFANGLVQTVLMLRLSFCGPNEINHFYCADPPLMVLACSDTYVKETAMFVVAGSNLTCSLTIILISCIFIFTAILRIRSAEGRRKAFSTCGSHLTAVTVFYGTLFCMYLRPPSEASVEQGKIVAVFYIFVSPMLNPLIYSLRNKDVKRAIRKVIQKKLFVK from the coding sequence ATGTTAAAGAAAAACCACTGCGAGGTGACTGAATTTATTCTCCTGGGCCTGACTGACCGAGCTGAGCTGCAGCCTATACTTTTTGTGGTATTCCTAGTGATCTATCTTATCACAGTAACAGGCAATGTGagcatgatttttttaattagaagtgACTCAAAACTGCACACAccaatgtactttttcctcagtcaCCTCTCCTTTGTAGATCTCTGTTATGCCACCAATGTCACTCCGCAGATGCTGGTTAATTTCTTATCTGGGAGAAAAACTATTTCTTTCATTGGTTGCATCATACAATTCCACTTTTTCATTGCCCTGGTCATCACAGATTATTATATGCTTACAGTGATGGCTTATGACCGCTACATGGCCATCTGCAAACCGTTGTTATATGGTAGCAAAATGTCCAAATGTGCCTGCAACTCTCTGGTCGCTGCTCCTTACATTTATGGCTTTGCAAATGGACTGGTACAGACTGTACTAATGCTACGTCTGTCCTTCTGTGGACCCAATGAGATCAACCACTTTTACTGTGCAGACCCACCTCTCATGGTCCTCGCCTGCTCAGATACCTACGTCAAAGAAACTGCCATGTTTGTGGTGGCTGGATCCAACCTCACCTGTTCTCTCACCATCATCCTCATCTCCTGTATTTTCATCTTCACTGCCATCCTGCGCATCCGCTCTGCTGAGGGGAGACgtaaagccttctccacctgtgggtCCCATCTCACTGCGGTTACCGTCTTTTATGGGACTCTGTTCTGTATGTATCTGAGACCCCCTTCTGAGGCATCTGTAGAACAGGGGAAAATTGTAGCTGTTTTTTATATCTTTGTGAGTCCTATGTTAAACCCTTTGATCTATAGCCTGAGAAACAAAGATGTTAAAAGAGCAATAAGGAAAGTTATCCAAA